The region GGTGCCGGTCGCGCCCATGCCTTCGCCGGAGACGTCGGTAAAGGCCGTCTTCGCGAAGGTCGCGTAGAACTCGTTACGCGCGGCGTAGCTCTGGTCGTCGCTCAGGTTGACGAGCGTGTTCAGGCGCGCCTGCATCCGCTCGGCGACCGGGCCGACCGTGAGCAGCGGCACGCAAAGACCGGCAAGCAGCACCGCACTCGCAACGATCCGTACGCGCACCTTGTTGTTCGCCTTGACCAGCTGGATCAGGAGCGCGATCACCCAGCCGCCCCACGTCGAACGCACGAGGCTCAGCGCGAACGAAAAGAAGCCTAGCGCCGCCGCGATCCAGCGCACGCGGTGCGTGGCCGCCATCACGTAGACCATCGCGCCCATCATCGCGAACGCGAACGGTCCCGAGGAATTCATCGTGCTGAACACGCGCACGCCCATCGGCACGGGATCGCCTTGCGAATTCATCTGCGAGCCGAGCATCCACAGCGCGTCCCACGGCGGCATGATGAAGAACTGGATCAGGCCGTAGCCGCCCATCACCAGCATGCCCCAGATGAAGGTGCTCACGATGGTGTCGCGATACTTCGGGTACTGACGCGTGTGCGCCATGATGTGAAAGCCGATCAGGATCGGATAGAGCCAGTTCGCGAGGTCATAGGTCGCGGCGAGCGGCCCGCTCGACATCACGCCGATCATGAACGCATAGGCGAGCCCCATCAGAACCAGCAGCACCGGCAGGCCGCGCCGCTGCGACAGCAGCCTGTAGTAGCGGAGCAAGGAAAACGCACTGATCATCGTCACCGCGAGCGGCGCGACCTGGATCAGGCTGGTCGGCGTGAACGAACCTTTGGACCAGTCGGCGAGACGCCGCACTTCCGGGCTCAGGAACCACAGCCACCACATGAAACCGATGTAGCGCGCCGGACTCTTGAAATAGAGCCACAGGCCCGTCAGGATCGCGAGCATCGGGAATCCGAGCGTGAGCACCGTGCCCTGATGCGCGATGATCAGCATCGCCGTGATCAGCCACAGTAAAGCCTCCGGCAGCCACTCCTTGCGAGCGCCAGACAGTACCCGCTCCGCGTTATCGCCGCCTCGCGCAATCGTCGACATCGTTTAGAGGCCCCCGCGTGATTCGCGCGAAGGGCGTTGACCCGGCCCCTGGCTGCCCCCGTGAACTCGCGCTGGCTGGTTCACAGCGGCAGCGGCAGCGGTCGCCGCGGCACGCGGCGCCGTTGCCACGGCATCGACGTTGGCGTCGGCATCGGCCGTGCCTGCCGCCACGCGTCCCCGCGACGCCGCACGCGCCCGCAGCATCGCCTGCGTGACCCTCACGTGCTGCATGGCATAGTTTTGCGTGGTCAGATCGCGCGACAGCAAACCGGCGGCCGCCGCCTGTGCCTGGCGCAATGCATCCAGCGGAGCGGCGGCGAGCTGATCCACCGCCTCGCGCAGTGCCTGTGGGTCGAACGGCGGGATATAAGCCGCCTCGTCCGCCGGAAAATAATCCTGCAGCGCGCCGACGTTGGTGACCACCATCGGCTTGCCGACCGCCGCCGCTTCCAGCATCACCGTAATGCCCGAGGCATGCGAATTCGGACGCAGCGGCACCACGATCACGTCGGCCCAGTCGTAGAGTTCATGCTGTTTCCTGATGCCCGAGAACAACGCGATCTCGACGTTCGGCGCGCGCAATGAAGCGGGAATCCGCCGGCGTGTCGCGAGCTTCACCGTGTAGCGCGCATCGTTGCCGAAGGCCTTGATGAGCGTTTCCCAATCGCGGTCGCGATCGTTGCCGATCGCGGCGATGCGGATCGGCGTATGCGGTGTCCATTCGGTCGGCGCCTTCACGGGAAAGTCCTGCGTGTTCAGGCCGTAGAAGAGCGGTTTCGCGTCGCGATTGAAGTAGCGCTGGCACAGTTCGGCGTTTTCGCTGGCGAGGGTGGTTAGCTGGTCGGCGCGGGTCATCAGCTTGCGATACAGCCAGCTGCGCAGAATCCCGTAGGAAGGCCATTTATCGAGCAGCCACACGCTTTGCGCCAACAGCAAGGGTGCTGCACCAGGGCCGGCCTTGCGGCCGCTCAGCAGCAGCATCAGCGCGGCGGACAGCCATTCCTGCTCGGTATGCGTCCAGATCACGTCCGAGCGCAGCATTTCGTCGCGGTTGCGCCACGTATGGATGAAGTCGAACCCGAGCGCCGCCTTCAGCGCGCGGCGCAGCAACCGCACCGGCTTGCTTTCGCGCGCGTCCTGCGAATAGGTCAGCGCGAACGCATCGGATTCGGCATGGTGATACCCATACAAACAGCCGATGTTGTCGCCCGGCCGGTAAAAGCGCGGGTCGGCGCCGTAAAACAGATGAACGTGAACTTTCGTACTCATGCAGACACTCCGCTCTGCCGGTGGAAAGGAGCATCGGCATGCGCGAGCAGGCGCGAGTGCCGATGCACGAACGTGCAGGACGATTGGGTCACGCGATCCGCGACAGGGCACGGCGCGCTTCATGCGCGCCGGTGCGCACCGCACGCCAGCGCGACAGCCGCAGGCCCGCCTGTTTCGAAACCAGCGCGAGCGCGGCGTGCGTGAGGCCCGGATACACCCGCGTGCCGACCAGCGTCCACCACCACCACGCGGTTTCGCGGCGCAGCGGCGGCAACTGGTCGCGCAGGATCAGGTGGAAATTGAAAGCGGCATTGCGCAACGCCGTCATGGTTTGCGCGTCGCGCCGGTCTTCGTCGAAACGTTCGGCCGGGAAATGGTCGACGGCCACGCGCGGGTCGTACATCAGCTTCCAGCCGGCGTTCTTCACGGCGAGGCTGAACGCCATGTCGTTGTGGACCTGGGCGCCCGCGCCGCGCAGGCGCTGATCGAAACGGATCGTGCGCACCGCCTCGCGCCGGTAGCTCATGTTGGCGCCCTTCAAAATGTCGACTTCGCGTGCGCCGCCCACACCCAGGTGGTGATTGCCGATGATCTTGCCGTGCGCCGTGACCTTGCCGACCAGCGGCCGCTCGCCGTCCAGCACGCGGCCTTTTTCATGCACCCAGTCGCGGCCGCCCAGCGCACCGAGGCGCGCATCGCTTTCGAACGCAGCAGCAATCCGTTCGACCCAGTCCACATGCGGTGCGGCGTCGTCGTCGGTAATCGCGATCACGTCGCCGTTGGCCGCATCCAGTCCGCGATTCAGGGCGGCGACCTGGCCGGGCACGTCCACCGGCGCGACGAGCAACGGCAACGTGCCCGGCACGGCGGGATCGCGCAGGCAGGCATGAGTCGCTTCGTCGTCGGCGCGCGCGACCACCACCACTTCGTCCGGCACGCGCGACTGCCGTTGCAGCGCGGCGAGGCAGCGCGCCAGATCGGCCGGGCGGCGGTAAGTCGGAACCAGTACCGTCACTTTCATCGTGATGTCCTCTTCTATCGTGTTTGCGCTGGGATCGGATCAATGGGCTTAGCCTGGGGCTCAGATGCTCAGACTCAGGTACTCAAATATTCCTCGACCGCTGCATAGCCATGGGTATAACCGCCGCGCGAACGCGCCGGCATCCCATTGAAGATGCCGCCCTGCACGTGCACGCCGGCTGCGCGCAGGCGCTTCAGTGCCTCCGCGATCTCGCCTTCGTTGTGCACGCCCGAGCGAATCACGAAGAAGGTCGAACCGGCATAGGCGCCGATGATCGACGCATCGGTCACGGCCAGCACCGGCGGCGTGTCGATCAGGATCACGTCGTAGCGCTTGGCGAGGCCATCCAGGTATTGCGGAAGACGCGGCGACATCAGCAGTTCCGACGGATTCGGCGGACGGCGGCCGCAGGAGATGAAGCTCAAGCCTTCGACGTTCGAGGTGCGGATCGCTTCTTCGAGCGAGATCTGCCCGCTCAGCAATTCCGACATGCCGTTGTCCTGCGCACCGCCCATATAGCGTTCGAGCACGCCGCGACGCATATCGCCGTCGATCATCAGCACGCGTTTGCCCGAGTTCGCGAGCAGCACGGCCAGATTGACCGTCAGGAAGCTCTTGCCGACGCCGGACATGGGACCTGTCAGCATGACGATGCGGTTCTTCGCGTCCATCATCGTGAACTGCATGGAGGTGCGCAGGCTGCGCAGGCTTTCGATCGTGACGTCCTTCGGCCGCGCATTCGCCAGCACCGAGCGCAGGCGTTCGCCGCCGCGCTGGAAACCGCTTTCGAGCACAGCCTGTTCGGCGCTCAAGGGCACGAGGCCGTACACCGGCAGATGGAACGCGCGCTCGATATGGTCGGGGTCGTCGATGCCCTTGAACATATTGCGGCGCAGGAACACGAAACCGGTGCCGCAGATCAGGCCCAGAATCACTGCCGCCGACAGGATCAGCACCTTCTTCGGCTTGACCGGCGCACCCGGGCGCATTGCCTGGTCGACGATATGCACATTGCCGCCGGTACCGGCCTTCTGCACCGACAACTCCTGCACGCGGTTGAGCAGCAGCACGTAGATGTCTTCCGCCACCTTCGCGTCGCGTTGCAGCTGCACGGCCTTCACTTCGGTCGCCGGCAGATCGCGGAAGCGGTCAGCGTATTTGGCGCGTTGCGCCTCCAGTTCGGCCATTTGCTGGCGCGCGGCCACGAGCATCGGATGGTCGTCGCCGTAGCGTTCGGTCAGCTGCGCCATCTGCAGACGCAAACCGGCGATCTGCTGCTCGTACTGCACGCTGCCTTCGAGGTAGACCTTGGCTTCGTCGCTCGCATTGATCGAACCGGATTGACGCTGGTAAGCGGTCAACGCGGCTTCGGCGCGTTCGAGATCGGACTTCAGGCGCGGCTCTTCGCTCTTCAGGAAGTCGAGCATCTTGCTGGCGTCGACCTGTTTGTTCGACACGTGCTGACGGACATACGACTGCGCGAGCGCATTGGCCACCAGAGCAGCGTGCTCCGGACTCTTGTCTTCCAGCGAGATCTGGATCACGCCGGTTTGCTTGCCCTGCTCCTGCACGGTGATCGCCGACTGGAACGCGGTGATCGCGTCGAGATCGTTAAAGCGCGTCACGGTGAACTCTTCACCCGGCCGGGCCACCAGCTTGCTGACGAGGATCGTCACGCCGCCGCCCTGTTCCTGCTGGCCAACCTGGCCGCGCAGCAGCAGCGTGCCGTTCTTTGCATAGAGTTCGTAGTGCTGTTCGTCGAACACCTTCATCGTCAGCTTCTCGCCTTCGAGCGCCGGCACCACGTCGAGCGAATCGATCTCGGCGTCTTCACCGCCCCAGGCGTATGAAGCCAGACCCAGCCACGGCTGCGCCAGCTGGCCCGGCGTCGCCATGTGCGCGGCAATGCTGCCAAGCAGCGGAATCGTCTTCGGCACGACGCTGAAGTTCAGCTTCAGTTGCTGGACCACCGGGCCGACTACGCCGCGGCTCTTGATGATTTCGATTTCGGCGTCGGTCGGCAGCGAAGTCGAGCCGGTCGTGATGGCCGCGCCCGTTTGCGTCTGCGTGAGCGCCTGCGAGGTGTTGTCGGACTGCTCGACCCGCACGTGCGCATCGGCCGAATAGATCGGCTTGGCGAGGAAACAGTACGCGGCGGCCAGCGCGACGATCACGCCGGCGATCGCGATCAGCCACCAGATGTCGTCGAGGATCACCTGCACCAGTTGCCCGAGGACGACGTCCTCTTCTTCGGTCTTGATCGGACCGGCCATGTGTGGAGAGATTTGGTTGCTCACAATTCGATCCCGTTTCGGTTGCTTCGGCGTGGGCTTCGGCATGTGCTTGCGCGTTTGCCTCGGCGTTTGCTTCGGTCCCGCGCCCTTTGAGAGCGGCGCGGGCCTGTCGACGGCTCAGACGGTTATCTCGTCAACTGCTTCAGGTAGAACAGCGTCTGTACGCTCGGCAGGACTTGCTGCAACACACGGTTGAACGTGGTCGAAGCCGCGGTGCCCACATACACGACGTCCATCGGTTGCAACTGGAACTGGGACGACAGCATGATCGCGTCGGGCTGCGTCATGTCGAGGCGGTACACGTCCGGCGTGGTCGGATGCTCGCGCATGCCGCGCATCACGAAGATCTGGCGCGGATTGGCGTCCGTGTCGAGAATGCCGCCCCCCTGGGTGAGCGCGTCGGCGATCGTCAGGTGGCCCTTCAACATCGGCAGCTGGATCGGCGTCTTCACTTCGCCCATCACGAAGATGCGGCTGTCGCTGCGATCCGGGATGTTGATCACATCGCCGTTTTGCAGCATGACGTTCTGCGTGGTGTCGCCCTGGTCGAGCATGCGGTTGGCGTCGAGCACGTACAGCTTGTTGTTGCGCGTGAGGCGCACACGCTGGATGTCGGCGTCGCTGTTCGTGCCGCCCGAGCGC is a window of Paraburkholderia phytofirmans OLGA172 DNA encoding:
- a CDS encoding glycosyltransferase produces the protein MSTKVHVHLFYGADPRFYRPGDNIGCLYGYHHAESDAFALTYSQDARESKPVRLLRRALKAALGFDFIHTWRNRDEMLRSDVIWTHTEQEWLSAALMLLLSGRKAGPGAAPLLLAQSVWLLDKWPSYGILRSWLYRKLMTRADQLTTLASENAELCQRYFNRDAKPLFYGLNTQDFPVKAPTEWTPHTPIRIAAIGNDRDRDWETLIKAFGNDARYTVKLATRRRIPASLRAPNVEIALFSGIRKQHELYDWADVIVVPLRPNSHASGITVMLEAAAVGKPMVVTNVGALQDYFPADEAAYIPPFDPQALREAVDQLAAAPLDALRQAQAAAAGLLSRDLTTQNYAMQHVRVTQAMLRARAASRGRVAAGTADADANVDAVATAPRAAATAAAAAVNQPARVHGGSQGPGQRPSRESRGGL
- a CDS encoding glycosyltransferase family 2 protein, whose amino-acid sequence is MKVTVLVPTYRRPADLARCLAALQRQSRVPDEVVVVARADDEATHACLRDPAVPGTLPLLVAPVDVPGQVAALNRGLDAANGDVIAITDDDAAPHVDWVERIAAAFESDARLGALGGRDWVHEKGRVLDGERPLVGKVTAHGKIIGNHHLGVGGAREVDILKGANMSYRREAVRTIRFDQRLRGAGAQVHNDMAFSLAVKNAGWKLMYDPRVAVDHFPAERFDEDRRDAQTMTALRNAAFNFHLILRDQLPPLRRETAWWWWTLVGTRVYPGLTHAALALVSKQAGLRLSRWRAVRTGAHEARRALSRIA
- a CDS encoding polysaccharide biosynthesis tyrosine autokinase encodes the protein MAGPIKTEEEDVVLGQLVQVILDDIWWLIAIAGVIVALAAAYCFLAKPIYSADAHVRVEQSDNTSQALTQTQTGAAITTGSTSLPTDAEIEIIKSRGVVGPVVQQLKLNFSVVPKTIPLLGSIAAHMATPGQLAQPWLGLASYAWGGEDAEIDSLDVVPALEGEKLTMKVFDEQHYELYAKNGTLLLRGQVGQQEQGGGVTILVSKLVARPGEEFTVTRFNDLDAITAFQSAITVQEQGKQTGVIQISLEDKSPEHAALVANALAQSYVRQHVSNKQVDASKMLDFLKSEEPRLKSDLERAEAALTAYQRQSGSINASDEAKVYLEGSVQYEQQIAGLRLQMAQLTERYGDDHPMLVAARQQMAELEAQRAKYADRFRDLPATEVKAVQLQRDAKVAEDIYVLLLNRVQELSVQKAGTGGNVHIVDQAMRPGAPVKPKKVLILSAAVILGLICGTGFVFLRRNMFKGIDDPDHIERAFHLPVYGLVPLSAEQAVLESGFQRGGERLRSVLANARPKDVTIESLRSLRTSMQFTMMDAKNRIVMLTGPMSGVGKSFLTVNLAVLLANSGKRVLMIDGDMRRGVLERYMGGAQDNGMSELLSGQISLEEAIRTSNVEGLSFISCGRRPPNPSELLMSPRLPQYLDGLAKRYDVILIDTPPVLAVTDASIIGAYAGSTFFVIRSGVHNEGEIAEALKRLRAAGVHVQGGIFNGMPARSRGGYTHGYAAVEEYLST